A DNA window from Bradyrhizobium barranii subsp. barranii contains the following coding sequences:
- a CDS encoding sensor histidine kinase, translating to MTAFGKLVRTTAFRLTLVYLLLFAMFAASLLGYFAWNTRRLITEEITQTVNAETSEINEIYGRRGLVGLVRAIEYRALRPGANLYLVTTPTGQAIAGNVGSLAPGVMATFGWTETAYRRIEDADDRDHRALVRVTELENGFRLLIGRDLAERRRLFGIVAKAAQWSVLIVVVLGLGGGIFVARRVLRRIDAMTGTAQRIMTGDLSGRLPVGRSGDELDRLAENLNAMLERIEALMAGLKEVSDNIAHDLKTPLTRLRNRAEEALAKSGSEADYRVALERTIEESDGLIRTFNALLMIARAESGQARGNMDDFDAADVAGGIHELYEPLAEEDGMTLKVKTNPSPVHANRELISQALANLVENAIKYGKPVAQTGGTVVSMDSRQIIIEAKHEGDQVLLSVTDRGPGIPEADRKHVVERFVRLEASRTLPGSGLGLSLAAAVATLHGGELRLGDAQPGLVATLVLPARVGDRVAPPMQDVPQKVA from the coding sequence GTGACGGCATTCGGTAAACTCGTCCGCACCACGGCATTCCGGCTGACGCTGGTCTACCTGCTGCTGTTCGCGATGTTCGCAGCCTCGCTGCTCGGCTATTTCGCCTGGAACACGCGGCGGTTGATCACCGAAGAGATCACGCAGACGGTGAATGCCGAGACCTCGGAGATCAACGAGATCTACGGCCGCCGCGGCCTGGTCGGCCTCGTACGCGCGATCGAATATCGGGCACTGCGACCGGGCGCCAATCTCTACCTTGTGACCACGCCCACGGGCCAGGCGATCGCCGGCAATGTCGGCTCGCTGGCGCCGGGCGTGATGGCGACGTTTGGCTGGACGGAGACCGCCTATCGCCGGATCGAGGACGCGGATGACCGCGACCATCGCGCGCTCGTGCGCGTCACCGAATTGGAAAACGGCTTCCGGCTCCTGATCGGCCGCGACCTCGCCGAGCGGCGGCGCCTCTTCGGCATCGTCGCCAAGGCCGCGCAATGGTCGGTCCTGATCGTCGTAGTGCTTGGCCTCGGCGGCGGCATCTTCGTCGCGCGCAGGGTGTTGAGGCGCATCGACGCGATGACCGGCACCGCGCAACGCATCATGACGGGCGATCTCAGTGGGCGCCTGCCGGTGGGGCGCAGCGGCGACGAACTCGATCGTCTTGCGGAAAACCTCAATGCCATGTTGGAGCGGATCGAGGCGCTGATGGCGGGGCTGAAGGAGGTCTCCGACAACATTGCGCACGATCTCAAGACGCCGCTGACGCGCCTGCGTAACCGCGCCGAGGAGGCGCTGGCGAAATCGGGCAGCGAAGCCGATTACCGTGTCGCGCTGGAGCGGACCATCGAGGAATCCGACGGCCTGATCCGCACCTTCAATGCGCTCCTAATGATCGCGCGCGCCGAGTCCGGACAGGCGCGCGGCAACATGGACGATTTCGACGCGGCCGACGTGGCGGGCGGCATCCACGAGCTCTACGAGCCGCTGGCCGAGGAGGACGGCATGACCTTGAAGGTCAAGACCAATCCCTCGCCGGTTCACGCCAACCGCGAATTGATCAGCCAGGCGCTCGCCAACCTGGTCGAGAACGCGATCAAATACGGCAAGCCGGTCGCGCAGACCGGTGGAACCGTGGTCAGCATGGACAGCAGGCAGATCATCATCGAGGCGAAGCACGAGGGCGACCAGGTGCTGCTCAGCGTCACCGATCGCGGCCCTGGTATCCCCGAAGCCGACCGCAAGCATGTCGTCGAGCGATTCGTGCGGCTTGAAGCCAGCCGCACGCTGCCGGGCTCCGGCCTCGGTCTCAGCCTTGCCGCCGCGGTTGCGACATTACATGGCGGAGAATTGCGGCTGGGTGATGCCCAGCCCGGCCTCGTCGCCACGCTGGTGCTCCCGGCGCGTGTCGGCGACAGGGTTGCTCCGCCAATGCAGGATGTGCCACAGAAGGTGGCATGA